In Macaca fascicularis isolate 582-1 chromosome X, T2T-MFA8v1.1, one DNA window encodes the following:
- the ATP6AP2 gene encoding renin receptor gives MAVFVVLLALVAGVLGNEFSILRSPGSVVFRNGNWPIPGERIPDVAALSMGFSVKEDLSWPGLAVGNLFHRPRATVMVMVKGVDKLALPPGSVISYPLENAVPFSLDSVANSIHSLFSEETPVVLQLAPSEERVYMVGKANSVFEDLSVTLRQLRNRLFQENSVLSSLPLNSLSRNNEVDLLFLSELQVLHDISSLLSRHKHLAKDHSPDLYSLELAGLDEIGKRYGEDSEQFRDASKILVDALQKFADDMYNLYGGNAVVELVTVKSFDTSLVRKTRTILEAKQAKNPASPYNLAYKYNFEYSVVFNMVLWIMIALALAVIITSYNIWNMDPGYDSIIYRMTNQKIRMD, from the exons gTGTTTTGGGGAACGAGTTTAGTATATTAAGATCACCGGGGTCTGTTGTTTTCCGAAATGGAAATTGGCCTATACCAGGAGAGCGGATCCCAGACGTGGCTGCATTGTCCATGGGCTTCTCTGTGAAAgaa GACCTTTCTTGGCCAGGACTCGCAGTGGGTAACCTGTTTCATCGTCCTCGGGCTACTGTCATGGTGATGGTGAAGGGAGTGGACAAACTGGCTCTACCCCCAGGCAGTGTCATTTCATACCCTTTGGAGAAT GCAGTTCCTTTTAGTCTTGACAGTGTTGCAAATTCCATTCACTCCTTATTTTCTGAGGAAACTCCTGTTGTTTTGCAGTTGGCTCCCAGTGAGGAA AGAGTGTATATGGTAGGGAAGGCAAACTCAGTGTTTGAAGACCTTTCAGTCACCTTACGCCAGCTCCGTAATCGCCTATTTCAAGAAAACTCTGTTCTAAGTTCACTCCCCCTCAATTCTCTGAGTAGGAACAATGAA GTTGACCTGCTCTTTCTTTCTGAACTGCAAGTGCTACATGATATTTCAAGCTTG CTGTCTCGTCATAAGCATCTAGCCAAGGATCATTCTCCTGATTTGTATTCACTGGAGCTGGCAGGTTTGGATGAAATTGGGAAGCGTTACGGGGAAGACTCTGAACAATTCAGAGATGCTTCTAAGATCCTTGTTGACGCTTTGCAAAAG tttgcagatgacatgtacAATCTTTATGGTGGGAATGCAGTGGTAGAGTTAGTCACTGTCAAGTCATTTGACACCTCCCTTGTTAGGAAGACAAGGACTATCCTTGAGGCAAAACAAGCG AAGAACCCAGCAAGTCCTTATAACCTTGCATATAAGTATAATTTTGAATATTCTGTGGTTTTCAACATGGTACTTTGGATAATGATCGCCTTGGCCTTGGCTGTGATTATCACCTCTTACAATATTTGGAACATGGATCCTGGATATGATAGCATCATTTATAGGATGACAAACCAGAAGATTCGAATGGATTGA
- the MPC1L gene encoding LOW QUALITY PROTEIN: mitochondrial pyruvate carrier 1-like protein (The sequence of the model RefSeq protein was modified relative to this genomic sequence to represent the inferred CDS: inserted 1 base in 1 codon; substituted 1 base at 1 genomic stop codon) yields the protein MARVAVPWXTMRDHFQSKEFRGYVSSTHFWGPVFDWGLPLAAFKDMKASLEIISGRMTTAFILYSAIFMRFAYRVQPRNLLLMTCHCTNVMAQSVQASRYLLYYGGGAEAKARDTPXVAAATSPGSQPPKQAS from the exons ATGGCGAGGGTAGCGGTACCGTGGTGAACGATGAGAGATCACTTCCAGAGCAAGGAGTTCCGGGGATACGTGAGCAGCACTCACTTCTGGGGTCCCGTGTTCGACTGGGGCCTTCCGCTGGCTGCCTTTAAAGACATgaag GCGTCGCTGGAGATCATCAGTGGCCGCATGACGACAGCGTTCATCTTGTACTCGGCGATCTTCATGCGCTTCGCCTACCGCGTACAGCCTCGAAACCTGCTGCTGATGACGTGCCACTGTACCAACGTGATGGCGCAGAGTGTGCAGGCCAGTCGCTACCTACTCTACTACGGCGGCGGCGCCGAGGCTAAAGCCCGCGACACTC CCGTCGCGGCCGCCACCAGCCCGGGTTCCCAGCCCCCGAAACAAGCTTCTTAA